The genomic window TTACAGCATTATTTATTGATAAATAATCAAATTTGTCGAAAAAATAATAAAATCTTTCTACCTTTGCGACCCTTAACGCAAATTCGATTAAGATCATGCAAACGGTCAACATAACAGGTCAGGAAAGACCACTTACAGGAAAATCTGCATCAGGAGTATACAGAAGACAGGGTCTAGTGCCATGTGTATTGTACTCTAAAGAAGAAAATATTCAATTCAACACTGCTATGGTTGACTTGAAGCCATTGGTTTACTCTCCGGATTTCAAACTTGCAGATATAAGCATCAATGGAAAAGTGCACCGTTGCATATTGAAAGACTTGCAGTTTCATCCGGTATCTGATTCCTTGATCCACGTAGATTTTCTTAAGTTGGTGCAAGGTACCAAAGTGAAGATCGAAGTTCCGCTCCGTCTGGCAGGTAATGCTGCCGGTGTGAAGTCTGGAGGTAAGTTGATACAAAGAGTTCGATCCATCAAGATCAAGGTGGATCCAGACAATATGGTTTCAGAATTAACTTTAGATGTTTCAGCTTTAGATCTTGGACAATCCATGAGGATCAGAGACATTTCTATTCCAAAAAATGTTGAAATTGTCAATAACGGGGCCATTCCGGTGGTGTCCATCGAGATCCCTCGCGCCCTCAAGAGTGCAGCCGCAGAGGCAGCTGCTCCCAAAGCTGGTGGCAAGGCTCCTGCCAAGAAATAGTTGATTAAAATCCAGACACTTTTTTCCTCTTTATAAACATTCCGCTCATTTCACGGAGAAATGTAGGCAAATACTGAAATAATTGCCTCATTATTAATATCTTGTGATGTAAACTTTTTTTAATTGTATTGACAAAACTGGAACAGTTTTTGAGTGCTCTTCAGGAAGTCAATATTGACCTAAAATTGAATGTTTGTAATGAAAACCTATCTCCAAATTGTGGGACTATCCCTCATTTGCAGCCTATTGCTTATAGGTGCAAGCGAATCGTCGTGGCTTAGATCATCAAAATCTTTATCTGCCCCTTCCAAGAAAAATATTTCAAATACAAAAGTCCTTGCACCAGTACTACCTGTATTGGCTCCAAATGAGGATGAAGTGGATTTTATCAATCCTGTATTGCCGCAACTGGTTATTTGTGGTAACAAAGGTACCGCCAGTATTGAAGTAATAAAGCTTGCCACCGGCAACACGATCAATCATGCAAGGCTCACCATAGATCTGGACAACGGCTTAGAATATGCAGGTAGCTTTACAGCAGGAAATTGCCCTGGTGGGACAGTTAATTTTAGATCTGATCTGTCAAATACAAGTAAGATTGTTTTTGATTTCCCGAACATGAATTTTAACAATTGCCCCTCTATTGTTTTGAAATTTGACATAAAAGTAGATTGTAGCGTACTCGATATATTGGAGGCCAGTCCGAATTCTCAGTTTAATTGGCAATACACAATGACTTACGATGGTGGTGCAGATACCAGAATAGAAACACCTTTGTCAGCAGTTCATAAACCACAGCTCACTT from Saprospiraceae bacterium includes these protein-coding regions:
- a CDS encoding 50S ribosomal protein L25, with amino-acid sequence MQTVNITGQERPLTGKSASGVYRRQGLVPCVLYSKEENIQFNTAMVDLKPLVYSPDFKLADISINGKVHRCILKDLQFHPVSDSLIHVDFLKLVQGTKVKIEVPLRLAGNAAGVKSGGKLIQRVRSIKIKVDPDNMVSELTLDVSALDLGQSMRIRDISIPKNVEIVNNGAIPVVSIEIPRALKSAAAEAAAPKAGGKAPAKK